From the Buteo buteo chromosome 1, bButBut1.hap1.1, whole genome shotgun sequence genome, one window contains:
- the LOC142032672 gene encoding uncharacterized protein C4orf17 homolog isoform X2: protein MWNYDRCYSQSSRSRERYYFSRNVPHPRMVCHMPGLNNAPVCLVRSNFSREYPSAGNKVILKQEAEQEHVLPRNATSNMSANCYLPKLEGFTRRQLGTPQSMTRGCADVPGRIQNNPPSPEKLLKKQFQASAQSANREGNHVASLTQPSTPLINLDYSPCIQKNVNSDSRYLDQKIKVLEKLSEILQTDSITEIQKWFARASKKEKDLVSSLIHSEMTDKAVLNSNEATAENMSSQSPVKPLPTLQKAPGGEMNQSRSSAKESGASRNVKQKREKECHLLSRLRNRGPGQADRLLPGKNSN from the exons ATGTGGAACTACGACCGATGTTACTCTCAGTCTAGCCGCTCAAGGGAAAGGTACTACTTCTCCAGGAATGTTCCCCATCCTAGGATGGTCTGTCACATGCCAG GATTAAACAACGCTCCGGTCTGTCTCGTAAGAAGCAACTTTTCAAGAGAATACCCATCTGCTGGCAACAAAGTCATCCTCAAGCAAGAAGCTGAACAAGAACACGTGCTACCTAGGAATGCCACAAGCAACATGTCTGCCAACTGCTACCTTCCAAAGCTCGAGGGCTTCACGCGAAGGCAGCTAGGCACTCCACAGTCCATGACAC GAGGATGTGCAGATGTTCCTGGAAGGATTCAAAATAACCCTCCTTCACCTGAAaag cttttgaaaaaacaattcCAAGCCTCTGCACAATCTGCAAACAGAGAGGGAAACCACGTCGCGTCTCTCACCCAGCCCTCCACTCCACTCATCAACTTGGATTACAGTCCCTGCATCCAGAAGAATGTGAATTCTGACTCGAGATACCTGGATCAGAAAATAAAG GTGCTGGAAAAACTGAGCGAAATTTTGCAGACAGATTCAATTACCGAGATCCAAAAATGGTTCGCAAGGGCAAGTAAAAAAG agaaagaccTTGTGTCCAGTCTGATACATTCAGAGATGACTGATAAAGCTGTGCTGAATTCTAATGAAGCTACAGCAGAGAACATGAGTAGCCAGAGTCCAGTAAAGCCTCTCCCTACTCTTCAGAAGGCTCCAGGAGGGGAGATGAATCAGTCCAG gTCTTCGGCTAAAGAATCAGGGGCCAGTCGAAATGTGAAACAGA aaagggagaaagaatgtCATTTGCTTTCAAGGCTGAGGAACAGAGGTCCAGGACAAGCAGACAGACTGCTCCCAGGGAAgaactccaactga
- the LOC142032672 gene encoding uncharacterized protein C4orf17 homolog isoform X1 has product MPESAAGLNNAPVCLVRSNFSREYPSAGNKVILKQEAEQEHVLPRNATSNMSANCYLPKLEGFTRRQLGTPQSMTRGCADVPGRIQNNPPSPEKLLKKQFQASAQSANREGNHVASLTQPSTPLINLDYSPCIQKNVNSDSRYLDQKIKVLEKLSEILQTDSITEIQKWFARASKKEKDLVSSLIHSEMTDKAVLNSNEATAENMSSQSPVKPLPTLQKAPGGEMNQSRSSAKESGASRNVKQSK; this is encoded by the exons GATTAAACAACGCTCCGGTCTGTCTCGTAAGAAGCAACTTTTCAAGAGAATACCCATCTGCTGGCAACAAAGTCATCCTCAAGCAAGAAGCTGAACAAGAACACGTGCTACCTAGGAATGCCACAAGCAACATGTCTGCCAACTGCTACCTTCCAAAGCTCGAGGGCTTCACGCGAAGGCAGCTAGGCACTCCACAGTCCATGACAC GAGGATGTGCAGATGTTCCTGGAAGGATTCAAAATAACCCTCCTTCACCTGAAaag cttttgaaaaaacaattcCAAGCCTCTGCACAATCTGCAAACAGAGAGGGAAACCACGTCGCGTCTCTCACCCAGCCCTCCACTCCACTCATCAACTTGGATTACAGTCCCTGCATCCAGAAGAATGTGAATTCTGACTCGAGATACCTGGATCAGAAAATAAAG GTGCTGGAAAAACTGAGCGAAATTTTGCAGACAGATTCAATTACCGAGATCCAAAAATGGTTCGCAAGGGCAAGTAAAAAAG agaaagaccTTGTGTCCAGTCTGATACATTCAGAGATGACTGATAAAGCTGTGCTGAATTCTAATGAAGCTACAGCAGAGAACATGAGTAGCCAGAGTCCAGTAAAGCCTCTCCCTACTCTTCAGAAGGCTCCAGGAGGGGAGATGAATCAGTCCAG gTCTTCGGCTAAAGAATCAGGGGCCAGTCGAAATGTGAAACAGAGTAAGTAA
- the TRMT10A gene encoding tRNA methyltransferase 10 homolog A isoform X1 — protein sequence MSSETPRESPEVPTENTMSPEVPDVEGKVKSSDSPVERQEAGSDKEECLEPMSKRQRKKLLKQKQWEEQKDLRRQKRKEKRQKRKLERQSKSDSSSEVNDRKRMRREVVPSTLRLIVDCSFDDLMVLKDVKKLHKQIQRCYAENRKAFHPVQFYLTSHGGQLKSNMNENDKGWVNWKDIQIRTEHYSELIKKEDLVYLTSDSPDILSELDEKKAYVIGGLVDHNHHKGVTYKKAVEQGIGHAQLPLGNFVKMNSRKVLAVNHVFEIILAYLEKRDWKEAFFSVLPQRKGAVPLGEANDSSKHALSGKEDKDNDSDSN from the exons ATGTCATCAGAAACACCAAGAGAAAGTCCAGAGGTGCCAACAGAAAACACCATGTCTCCTGAAGTTCCTGATGTGGAAGGAAAGGTGAAGTCAAGTGACAGTCCGGTAGAGAGACAGGAGGCAGGCTCAGACAAGGAAGAATGCCTTGAGCCCATGTCCAAGAGGCAAAGGAAGAAGCTGTTGAAGCAGAAACAGTGGGAAGAACAGAAGGATCTACGGAG GCAGAAACGAAAAGAAAAACGCCAGAAGAGAAAACTCGAACGTCAGTCAAAATCGGACTCCAGTAGTGAAGTGAATGACAGAAAGCGTATGCGAAGGGAAGTTGTTCCTAGTACACTTCGCCTCATTGTGGACTGCAGCTTTGATGACCTGATGGTGCTAAAG GATGTTAAGAAGCTTCACAAGCAAATTCAGAGATGTTATGCAGAAAACCGCAAAGCATTTCATCCTGTGCAG TTTTACTTGACCAGCCATGGGGGACAGTTGAAGAGCAACATGAATGAAAATGACAAAGGATGGGTGAACTGGAAG GATATCCAAATTAGAACAGAGCACTATAGTGAGCTAATAAAGAAAGAAGACCTAGTATATCTTACATCAGATTCCCCGGACATTCTCAGTGAGCTTGATGAGAAGAAAGCCTATGTGATTGGAGGACTGGTGGATCACAATCACCACAAG GGAGTTACTTACAAAAAAGCTGTAGAGCAGGGAATTGGTCATGCACAGCTTCCACTTGGAAACTTTGTCAAGATGAACAGTCGGAAAGTGTTAGCTGTCAATCATG TGTTTGAGATCATCCTTGCATACCTGGAGAAGAGAGACTGGAAGGAGGCCTTTTTCAGTGTCTTGCCACAGCGGAAAGGGGCTGTTCCTTTGGGAGAAGCCAATGATTCGTCCAAACATGCTCTGTCtggaaaagaagataaagacaATGACTCAGACAGCAACTAG
- the TRMT10A gene encoding tRNA methyltransferase 10 homolog A isoform X2: protein MSSETPRESPEVPTENTMSPEVPDVEGKVKSSDSPVERQEAGSDKEECLEPMSKRQRKKLLKQKQWEEQKDLRRQKRKEKRQKRKLERQSKSDSSSEVNDRKRMRREVVPSTLRLIVDCSFDDLMVLKDVKKLHKQIQRCYAENRKAFHPVQFYLTSHGGQLKSNMNENDKGWVNWKDIQIRTEHYSELIKKEDLVYLTSDSPDILSELDEKKAYVIGGLVDHNHHKGVTYKKAVEQGIGHAQLPLGNFVKMNSRKVLAVNHV, encoded by the exons ATGTCATCAGAAACACCAAGAGAAAGTCCAGAGGTGCCAACAGAAAACACCATGTCTCCTGAAGTTCCTGATGTGGAAGGAAAGGTGAAGTCAAGTGACAGTCCGGTAGAGAGACAGGAGGCAGGCTCAGACAAGGAAGAATGCCTTGAGCCCATGTCCAAGAGGCAAAGGAAGAAGCTGTTGAAGCAGAAACAGTGGGAAGAACAGAAGGATCTACGGAG GCAGAAACGAAAAGAAAAACGCCAGAAGAGAAAACTCGAACGTCAGTCAAAATCGGACTCCAGTAGTGAAGTGAATGACAGAAAGCGTATGCGAAGGGAAGTTGTTCCTAGTACACTTCGCCTCATTGTGGACTGCAGCTTTGATGACCTGATGGTGCTAAAG GATGTTAAGAAGCTTCACAAGCAAATTCAGAGATGTTATGCAGAAAACCGCAAAGCATTTCATCCTGTGCAG TTTTACTTGACCAGCCATGGGGGACAGTTGAAGAGCAACATGAATGAAAATGACAAAGGATGGGTGAACTGGAAG GATATCCAAATTAGAACAGAGCACTATAGTGAGCTAATAAAGAAAGAAGACCTAGTATATCTTACATCAGATTCCCCGGACATTCTCAGTGAGCTTGATGAGAAGAAAGCCTATGTGATTGGAGGACTGGTGGATCACAATCACCACAAG GGAGTTACTTACAAAAAAGCTGTAGAGCAGGGAATTGGTCATGCACAGCTTCCACTTGGAAACTTTGTCAAGATGAACAGTCGGAAAGTGTTAGCTGTCAATCATG